In the genome of Streptomyces sp. 846.5, the window AGTTGTACACCGACTGGCACGACCAGGCCCAACTCGCGGTCGCCTCCCTGCGCCTGGTCGCCGGCCGCCACCCCGACGACCGCTCCCTGGCCGAGCTCATCGGTCAACTCGCCATGAACTGCGACGAGTTCGCCTCTCTCTGGGCCCGGCACCCGGTGCGCACCTGCACCTCCGGAGTGAAGCAGCTGCGTCACCCGCTGGTCGGTGCGATGGAACTCAGCTTCGAGAATCTCGTCATCCCCGGCACCTCGGGCCAGCGCCTGATCGCCTACACGGCCGAGCCCGGCTCACCGTCGGAGGCGGCACTGAGGCTCCTGGGCAGCGCGACGGACTGTCCGACCGCCTCCAGCGCCGCCGCCCTCTCCTCGTCGGTCGGCTGAGCCGGTCAGTCGCGGAAAGTGGAGGCCTCCCTGCGTCGCCGGTCGACCTCCACGGTGAAGACGTCGGGGCGGCTGTAGTGGCCGGTCGGGTCGAAGTTCCGCCGCTCCTGGGCGACTTGGGCGACTTGGGCGACGTCCCGACGCCGGTGCACCACCTTGGACACCGTGCTGAGCGAGACCGCCGCCTCGGCGGCGATGGTGGTCAGCAGACCGTACTGGGCGTCCGCGTGCGCCCTCTCCTGAGCTGTCATTCGACGCCGTCCCACTCGCCGGCACTGCTGCGCCTGGTTCTCCGCTCCGCGTGGGAACCTCGCCGCAAGCTGACCGGCGCGGGGCCCCCGGGCAGGCCTCCGGAGCTGGTCATGTGCTGCTCACCTGCTGCTCAGGTCGGTGAGAGCGCGGTCCAGGGCGGCGGTGAAGAAGTCGGCGGCCGCGGCGTCCAGGCACAGCGGCGGCTTGATCTTCAGGATGTTGAGATGGTCCCCGGTCGGCTGGACCACCACCCCCAGGTCCAGCATCCGCTCGCACAGCTCGGCGGTCTCCTCGGTGGCCGGCTCCAGCGTGTCGCGGTCGCGCACCAGCTCCAGGCCCAGGTAGAGGCCCGACCCGTGGACCGCCCCGACCAGCCGGTGCCGTTCGCCGAGCGCCTGCAGCCCGGCCTTCAGCCGGCCGCCGGTGCGCACCGCGTTGCCCTGCAGGTCCTCGTCGCGCAGGGCGTCGAGCACGGTGAGACCGGCCACGCTGGAGACCGGGCTGCCCCCGGTGGAGGAGAAGAAGTAGCCCTGCTCGCGGTAGCGTTCGGCGATCTCCCGCGAGGTGATCACGGCGCCCAGCGGGTGGCCGTTGCCCATCGCCTTGGCCACGCAGACGATGTCCGGGACGACGCCCTGCTGCTGGAAGCCCCAGAACCAGGCGCCCAGGCGTCCGTAGCCGACCTGGATCTCGTCCGCGACCGCCAGGCCGCCGTGGCGGCGCACCGCGGCGTAGAGCTGTTCCAGGTAGCCGTCGGGGAGGGCGACGCCGCCCGCGTTGCCGTAGTAGGACTCGGCGACGAAGGCGCCGGGAGCCCGGCCCGCAGCGGCCAGCTCCTCGACCACCCGTACCGCCTCCGGCGCGTAGCGGTGCGCGTCGGTGCCTCGGTGGCGGCCCCGGTAGGAGTTGGGCGAGTCCACCGTGTGCACCCAGTCCGGCCTGGTGGTCAGGGCGTTGGGGTTGTCCTGGAGCGAGGTGGAGACCGCGTCGGAGGCGTAGGTCCAGCCGTGGTAGGCCTCACGCAGGGCCAGCACGTCGTGCTGCCCGGTCGCGCCGATCGCCAGCCGGATGCCCAGGTCCACCGCCTCGGAGCCGGAGTTGACCAGGAAGACGGTGTCCAGCGGCTCGGGCAGCAGCGCGGCCAGCCGCTCGGTGAACTCCACCACGGCGGCGTAGTGGAAGCGGCTGTTGGTGTTCAGCCTCCGCAACTGCCGGGCGACGGCCTGCTCAAGGCCCGGATGGGCGTGCCCGAGCGGGGTGACGTTGTTGACGATGTCCAGGTACGAGCGGCCGTCCTCGGACACCAGGTGGTGCCGCCAGCCGCGCTCGATGCGCGGGGGGCTGTCGTAGTAGTGCCCCTGCACGGCGGCGAAGGAGGCGGCCCGGCGGGCCAGCAGGTCCGGCTCCGGGGACGGAGCGGCCGGCTCCAGGCCGAGCAGCGGGGAGGGGTCGGCGGTCAGCGCCAGCCAGCCGGCCGCGTACTCGGGCCGGACCAGGGCGGGGACCTCCGGTGCCGCCGCCTGCTGGAGCGAGAGGTGGACGCGGCGGCCGGCCGGCAGCGCGAGCAGTGCGTCGCCGGCCCGCAGCGGGGTGCCGGGATCCGCGGTCCAGTCGGCCCCGGCCCAGGTGAGGGTCAGCTCGTAAGGGCCGCCGCTGAGTACGGTGCGGCCCGGGGCGGGGTGGTGCAGTTCGCCGTCCCAGGGGGCCCGCAGCGTCGCCGGGGCGGCGGTCCACAGGTCGACCCCGGTGGCGACGGTCGCCGGCGACTCCATGGCCATCGCCGGGGCGGCGGTGAGGCGCGGCGAGGCATAGCCGGTGACCACGGCGGGGTGGCCCTGAGCCAGCAGCTCCCGGGCGAGCCGGTCCTCCGTACCCGCCTCCAGCCAGGCGCCCCGGTCCATCGCGTCGGCGCCGCTGGACAGGTCGAGCAGGGCGGGGGCGGTCGCCAGCAGCGGTACCTCCGGTACGGCGAACGCCCGCTGACGGTCCGACAGGCCGAGGGCGTCGGCGAACAGACCGGTCATCACCGGCACCGGCACCGAGACGGCCGACTCGAAGATCCGCCACTCGCGGTCGAGTCCGGCCTGGACGTAGTCGTTGTCCCCGTCCAGGGCGGCCTGGTGCCGGCCGCTGACGACCAGGGTCGCGCCGCGCAGCACCACCAGCGGCCACAGCGCCGCCACCTCCTCGGCGGAGAGCGGGCGGGCCCGGTGGAAGGCCGGCACGGCCGGCAACACCCGGTACGGCTCCAGGCCGCGGTGGTGCAGCAGCGAGGAGAGGCAGATCGCCAGCTCGTTGACGGCCCAGCTGGTGGTCAGGTCGCCGAAGTCGATGATCCCGTCGGGCTGGGGGAGCGGGCTGCCCTCGGCCCGGACAAGATTGTCGTCGGTCAGGTCCAGATGGACCGCCTGGAGCGGCAGCCGATCGCTCACCCCGGCCAGCCGGGCCCAGGCGTCGGCGCCGGCCGCGCGGACCTGTTCCCTCTCGGCCGGGTCGGGGACGTGCTCGGCGAGCAGGTCGATGACCCGGTCGGCGTACCGCAGGTCCCACTGCAGCGTGCGGTCCAGGCCGGGGTGGTGGAAGTCGCGCAGGGCGGCACCGACCCGGCCGGCGATGGAGCCCATCGCCGCGACGGCGCGCGGGGAGAGGTGGCGGCCCCCGTTGAGGGTGCCGCCGCCGAGGTGCCGCAGCAGCCG includes:
- a CDS encoding aminotransferase produces the protein MTSPQPANIDFFAREALPAPKVSPGQAERIAADAFGLTARAQSLGSQQDATFLLRPDDGSAPVILKIANPAFNATEIDAQDTAAELIGAACTDLRTATVLRGPDGAARTATVDVGEGPVIARLLRHLGGGTLNGGRHLSPRAVAAMGSIAGRVGAALRDFHHPGLDRTLQWDLRYADRVIDLLAEHVPDPAEREQVRAAGADAWARLAGVSDRLPLQAVHLDLTDDNLVRAEGSPLPQPDGIIDFGDLTTSWAVNELAICLSSLLHHRGLEPYRVLPAVPAFHRARPLSAEEVAALWPLVVLRGATLVVSGRHQAALDGDNDYVQAGLDREWRIFESAVSVPVPVMTGLFADALGLSDRQRAFAVPEVPLLATAPALLDLSSGADAMDRGAWLEAGTEDRLARELLAQGHPAVVTGYASPRLTAAPAMAMESPATVATGVDLWTAAPATLRAPWDGELHHPAPGRTVLSGGPYELTLTWAGADWTADPGTPLRAGDALLALPAGRRVHLSLQQAAAPEVPALVRPEYAAGWLALTADPSPLLGLEPAAPSPEPDLLARRAASFAAVQGHYYDSPPRIERGWRHHLVSEDGRSYLDIVNNVTPLGHAHPGLEQAVARQLRRLNTNSRFHYAAVVEFTERLAALLPEPLDTVFLVNSGSEAVDLGIRLAIGATGQHDVLALREAYHGWTYASDAVSTSLQDNPNALTTRPDWVHTVDSPNSYRGRHRGTDAHRYAPEAVRVVEELAAAGRAPGAFVAESYYGNAGGVALPDGYLEQLYAAVRRHGGLAVADEIQVGYGRLGAWFWGFQQQGVVPDIVCVAKAMGNGHPLGAVITSREIAERYREQGYFFSSTGGSPVSSVAGLTVLDALRDEDLQGNAVRTGGRLKAGLQALGERHRLVGAVHGSGLYLGLELVRDRDTLEPATEETAELCERMLDLGVVVQPTGDHLNILKIKPPLCLDAAAADFFTAALDRALTDLSSR